In Paracoccus methylovorus, a genomic segment contains:
- a CDS encoding ligase-associated DNA damage response DEXH box helicase has product MILPPEFLDWFARRGWQPHPHQLALLAAEGDTLLVAPTGGGKTLAGFLPSLVELAQVAWSQDGYLNNEEGAKVGLHTLYVSPLKALTADIGRNLARPVAELGLGIRVEDRTGDTGQSQRRRQRVDPPEILLTTPESLALMLSYPEAPKIFGGLRRVVLDELHALAESKRGDQLMLGLARLRALAPDLQVTGLSATVEDPQALAGFMAGAQPVTVVQADPGPDPDIGMLATARPAPWSGGGGHYAIPEVLEAVKGARTTIIFINTRAQAELFFQALWAGNEENLPIGLHHGSLAREQRARTEAAMAAGELRAVVATGSLDLGIDWGAVDLVIQVGAPKNVKRLVQRIGRANHRYNAPSKARIVPANRFEQVECVAALEAVRERDLDGDPRGPGPLDVLCQHILLTACAGPFDADVLYAEVVTAGPYRSLTRADFDACLDFAATGGYALRAYDRWQRLMLRNGLWQLRDPRAARLLRMNVGTIVEAEMMKVRLRGRGGAPLGEVEEAFAASLTPGDSFLIGGRVVRMDAMREMVIEVTPDPTQRPKIAVYSGVKLAMSTQLSHRVLALIGDPARHHALPSDTRDWLALQAQVSCLPEPGLLLSETFPHAGLWHFALYGFAGRNALQTLGLLLTREMEDEGLGPLGFLSTDYALLIWSLDAVEDPASLLDRARLRAGLGDWLGGNAVMKRTFRNVATVAGLIQRNLPGQRKSGRQATFSSDILYDTLRKYDPNHLMLRITAQEAGRGLVDFGRIEEMLDRSPRREHRMLDRVSPMAAPLLLEIGRVPIRGEGRERLAQIEAEALMREAGLEGIA; this is encoded by the coding sequence GTGATCCTGCCACCCGAGTTTCTCGACTGGTTCGCGCGGCGGGGGTGGCAGCCGCATCCGCACCAGCTTGCCCTGCTGGCGGCGGAGGGCGACACCCTGTTGGTCGCACCCACTGGCGGGGGCAAGACGCTGGCGGGGTTTTTGCCCTCGTTGGTGGAACTGGCGCAGGTGGCGTGGTCGCAAGATGGGTATTTGAACAACGAAGAAGGTGCAAAGGTTGGATTGCATACGCTTTACGTCTCGCCGCTGAAGGCGCTGACGGCGGACATTGGCCGCAACCTGGCGCGGCCGGTGGCCGAATTGGGGTTGGGCATCCGGGTCGAGGACCGGACGGGCGATACCGGGCAGAGCCAGCGCCGCCGCCAGCGCGTCGATCCGCCTGAAATCCTGCTGACCACGCCCGAAAGTCTTGCGCTGATGCTCAGCTATCCCGAGGCACCAAAGATTTTTGGCGGTCTGCGTCGGGTGGTGTTGGACGAACTGCACGCGCTGGCCGAAAGCAAGCGTGGGGACCAGTTGATGCTGGGGCTGGCCCGGCTGCGTGCGCTTGCACCCGATTTACAGGTGACGGGACTGTCGGCCACGGTCGAGGACCCGCAAGCACTGGCGGGATTCATGGCGGGCGCGCAACCGGTCACGGTGGTTCAGGCCGATCCCGGTCCCGACCCCGACATCGGCATGCTGGCGACCGCGCGGCCGGCGCCTTGGTCGGGGGGCGGTGGCCATTACGCCATCCCCGAGGTTTTGGAGGCCGTGAAAGGTGCCCGCACCACCATAATCTTTATCAACACCCGCGCGCAGGCCGAGCTGTTCTTTCAGGCGCTTTGGGCCGGGAATGAAGAAAACCTGCCCATCGGCCTGCACCACGGTAGCCTTGCGCGCGAACAGCGGGCGAGGACCGAGGCGGCGATGGCTGCGGGCGAGTTGCGCGCCGTGGTGGCGACCGGCAGTCTGGATCTGGGCATCGACTGGGGCGCGGTCGATCTGGTGATCCAGGTTGGTGCGCCCAAGAACGTCAAGCGGCTGGTGCAGCGCATCGGCCGGGCGAACCACCGCTATAACGCCCCGTCGAAGGCGCGGATCGTGCCTGCGAACCGCTTTGAGCAGGTCGAATGCGTGGCCGCGTTGGAGGCCGTGCGCGAACGCGATCTGGACGGCGATCCGCGCGGGCCGGGGCCGCTGGATGTGCTTTGCCAGCATATTCTGCTGACCGCCTGTGCCGGCCCCTTCGATGCCGATGTGCTTTATGCCGAGGTGGTCACCGCCGGCCCTTATCGCAGCCTGACCCGGGCTGATTTCGACGCTTGTCTCGATTTTGCAGCGACTGGGGGCTATGCCTTGCGTGCCTATGACCGCTGGCAGCGGTTGATGTTGCGAAACGGGCTTTGGCAGTTGCGCGATCCCCGCGCGGCAAGGTTGCTGCGGATGAATGTCGGCACCATCGTCGAGGCCGAGATGATGAAGGTCCGGCTGCGCGGTCGCGGCGGCGCGCCCTTGGGGGAGGTCGAAGAGGCTTTTGCGGCCAGTCTTACCCCCGGCGACAGTTTCCTGATCGGGGGCCGGGTGGTGCGCATGGATGCGATGCGCGAAATGGTGATCGAGGTGACGCCAGACCCGACGCAGCGGCCGAAAATCGCAGTCTATTCGGGCGTAAAGCTTGCCATGTCCACGCAGCTTTCCCATCGGGTGCTGGCATTGATTGGTGACCCCGCGCGACACCACGCCTTGCCCAGCGACACCCGTGACTGGCTGGCATTGCAGGCGCAGGTCTCGTGCCTGCCCGAACCGGGGCTGCTGCTTTCGGAAACCTTTCCCCATGCCGGGCTGTGGCATTTTGCACTATACGGTTTCGCAGGCCGCAATGCCTTGCAGACACTGGGCCTGTTGCTGACGCGCGAGATGGAGGATGAGGGGCTGGGCCCCTTGGGGTTTCTTTCCACCGATTACGCGCTGCTTATCTGGTCGCTGGATGCGGTGGAGGATCCCGCATCGCTGTTGGACCGGGCGCGGCTTCGGGCCGGGCTTGGCGACTGGCTGGGTGGGAATGCGGTGATGAAGCGCACCTTCCGCAATGTCGCCACTGTCGCCGGGCTGATCCAGCGCAACCTGCCGGGGCAACGCAAAAGCGGACGGCAGGCGACTTTTTCCAGCGATATCCTGTACGATACTTTGCGCAAATATGACCCGAACCACCTGATGCTGCGCATTACCGCGCAAGAGGCCGGGCGGGGGCTTGTCGATTTCGGCCGGATCGAAGAGATGTTGGACCGCTCGCCCCGACGCGAGCATCGCATGCTCGACCGCGTCTCGCCCATGGCCGCGCCACTGTTGCTGGAGATCGGCCGGGTGCCGATCCGTGGCGAGGGACGCGAGCGGCTGGCGCAGATCGAGGCCGAAGCATTGATGCGCGAGGCCGGGCTGGAAGGGATCGCATGA
- a CDS encoding cisplatin damage response ATP-dependent DNA ligase translates to MKAFAALLERLAFTPARNAKLQLLQHYLERTPDPDRGWALAALTGDLELHLVTPSLLRGLAAERVDDQLLALSYDFVGDLAETIALIWPEGAQDDPSLSQAVELLRTTGKAALPGAIAAMLDRLGPSERLAFLKLATGNLRVGVSARMARMALAGMGAPAVSEIEEIWHGLTPPYAPLFGWLGGGARPDSAALAPFRPVMLSTATNLDELRAQDPRDYFAEWKWDGIRVQAVSDGGLRRLYSRTGEDISHAFPDVIEAMDFDGAADGELIVRREGEVAPFGDLQKRLNRKTVGKGLLSSHPAGLRLYDLLLWDGRDLRPEPLETRRAVLESLDLGTRIDISPLLDFASWEDLAALRADPPAAVIEGVMIKRRDSPYLAGRPRGPWFKWKREPMVVDAVLIYAQRGHGKRSGFHSDFTFGLWDGDELVPVGKAYFGFTDAELRELDRFVRQNTTERYGPVRALAPKLVVEVAFEGLNRSTRHRSGVAMRFPRISRIRWDKPAAEADHLATLEAML, encoded by the coding sequence ATGAAAGCCTTTGCCGCCCTGCTGGAACGGCTGGCCTTTACGCCTGCTCGCAACGCCAAGTTACAGCTTTTGCAGCACTATCTGGAACGCACCCCCGACCCGGATCGCGGCTGGGCACTGGCCGCGCTGACCGGCGATCTGGAGCTGCACCTGGTCACGCCTTCGCTGTTGCGCGGTCTGGCGGCCGAGCGGGTGGACGACCAGCTTCTGGCGTTGAGCTATGATTTCGTCGGCGATCTGGCCGAAACCATTGCGCTGATCTGGCCCGAGGGGGCGCAGGATGATCCTTCTCTGTCGCAGGCGGTGGAGCTGTTGCGGACGACCGGCAAGGCGGCGCTGCCGGGTGCCATTGCCGCGATGCTCGACCGGCTGGGTCCGTCCGAGCGGCTGGCCTTTCTGAAGCTCGCCACCGGAAATCTGCGCGTGGGCGTTTCGGCCCGCATGGCGCGGATGGCTTTGGCCGGTATGGGTGCCCCCGCAGTTTCCGAGATCGAGGAAATCTGGCATGGGCTGACCCCGCCCTATGCGCCGCTTTTCGGCTGGCTTGGTGGCGGGGCGCGGCCGGACAGCGCGGCGCTGGCGCCATTCCGTCCGGTGATGCTGTCCACCGCGACCAATCTGGATGAATTGCGCGCGCAGGACCCACGTGATTATTTCGCCGAATGGAAATGGGACGGTATCCGCGTGCAGGCGGTCAGCGACGGTGGGCTGCGGCGGCTTTATTCCCGCACCGGCGAGGATATTTCGCACGCCTTCCCGGATGTGATCGAGGCGATGGATTTCGACGGCGCCGCCGATGGTGAGTTGATCGTGCGGCGCGAGGGCGAGGTCGCACCCTTTGGAGATCTGCAAAAGCGGCTGAATCGCAAGACGGTCGGCAAAGGGCTGCTTTCCAGCCATCCTGCGGGGCTGCGGCTTTACGATCTGTTGCTATGGGATGGCCGCGACCTGCGCCCCGAACCGCTGGAGACCCGCCGCGCTGTGCTGGAATCACTTGATCTGGGCACGCGCATCGATATCTCGCCGCTGCTGGATTTTGCCTCGTGGGAGGATCTGGCCGCGCTGCGTGCCGACCCGCCGGCAGCGGTGATCGAGGGGGTGATGATCAAGCGCCGCGATTCCCCCTATCTCGCGGGGCGTCCTCGGGGGCCGTGGTTCAAATGGAAGCGTGAACCGATGGTGGTGGATGCCGTGCTGATCTATGCGCAGCGCGGCCATGGCAAACGCTCGGGCTTTCATTCAGATTTCACCTTTGGCCTATGGGACGGGGATGAGTTGGTGCCGGTCGGCAAAGCCTACTTCGGCTTTACCGACGCCGAATTGCGCGAGCTGGACCGTTTTGTGCGGCAAAACACCACCGAGCGTTACGGTCCTGTCCGTGCCCTTGCGCCGAAACTGGTGGTCGAGGTCGCCTTCGAGGGGCTGAACCGTTCGACCCGGCACCGCTCGGGCGTGGCGATGCGCTTTCCCCGCATCAGCCGCATCCGTTGGGACAAGCCTGCGGCCGAGGCCGATCACCTTGCCACGCTTGAGGCGATGCTGTGA
- a CDS encoding ligase-associated DNA damage response exonuclease, with amino-acid sequence MCADSILQPTKAGLYCPEGRFYIDPLRPVERALITHGHSDHARFGHGAVMATADTLQIMRLRMGDGFAGSTQIAEGEARIGGVTVGFHPAGHVLGSSQIAVSAGGRRIVVSGDYARQPNPTCAPFEPVPCDVFVTEATFGLPVFRFPDPATQVGKLIASMQEFPDRPHLIGAYALGKAQHVIALMREAGYDAPIAIHGALKTLCDFYASCGVELGELVPATADEVVAQLVIAPPSAFASPWVQRFRDPVIGFASGWMAVRARARQRGVELPLILSDHVDWPALTGTLAELAPSEVWVTHGAEDGVIRWCELAQIPARPLRLVGYEDEAE; translated from the coding sequence ATGTGCGCCGATTCAATCCTGCAACCGACCAAGGCCGGCCTGTATTGCCCCGAAGGCAGGTTTTACATCGATCCGCTGCGTCCGGTTGAACGCGCGCTGATCACGCATGGCCATTCCGACCATGCCCGCTTTGGCCATGGTGCGGTCATGGCCACCGCCGATACGTTGCAGATCATGCGCCTGCGCATGGGTGACGGTTTCGCAGGTTCGACCCAGATAGCCGAGGGCGAGGCGCGGATCGGCGGCGTTACCGTCGGCTTTCACCCGGCAGGGCATGTGCTGGGATCAAGCCAGATCGCTGTCAGCGCCGGGGGACGCAGGATCGTCGTCTCGGGCGATTATGCGCGCCAGCCCAACCCGACCTGCGCGCCGTTCGAACCCGTGCCTTGCGACGTCTTCGTGACCGAAGCGACCTTTGGCTTGCCGGTCTTTCGCTTTCCCGACCCCGCCACGCAGGTGGGCAAGCTGATCGCCAGCATGCAGGAATTCCCCGACCGTCCGCATCTGATCGGCGCCTATGCTCTGGGCAAGGCGCAGCATGTCATCGCGTTGATGCGCGAGGCCGGCTATGACGCGCCTATCGCGATTCATGGCGCGCTAAAGACCCTGTGTGATTTCTACGCCTCTTGCGGCGTCGAGCTGGGCGAACTGGTTCCCGCCACCGCGGATGAGGTGGTGGCGCAACTGGTGATCGCGCCGCCTTCGGCCTTTGCCAGCCCTTGGGTGCAGCGGTTCCGCGACCCGGTGATCGGCTTTGCCTCGGGCTGGATGGCGGTGCGCGCGCGTGCCCGTCAGCGGGGCGTCGAACTGCCTCTGATCCTCAGCGACCATGTCGATTGGCCGGCGCTGACCGGCACGCTGGCCGAACTGGCGCCGTCCGAGGTGTGGGTCACCCATGGCGCCGAGGATGGCGTGATCCGCTGGTGCGAGCTTGCGCAGATTCCCGCCCGCCCGCTGCGGCTGGTCGGTTACGAGGACGAGGCGGAATGA
- a CDS encoding Lrp/AsnC family transcriptional regulator, whose product MSDKIFQTDEIDNRLLSLLQRDASLSQRELAERVGLSQNACWRRLQRLTEAGVLQGSRAVIDAAALGLGLTVFVMIRTRHHDDAWARRFRTRIESLPQITEFHRIGGEWDYMAKAVVSGMAGYDALYKHLITDMDLERVTGVFSMETIFEGRPLSPA is encoded by the coding sequence ATGAGCGACAAAATTTTCCAAACGGATGAAATCGACAACCGGCTGTTGTCGCTGCTCCAACGCGACGCCAGCCTGTCGCAGCGCGAACTGGCCGAGCGGGTGGGCCTGTCGCAGAATGCCTGCTGGCGTCGGCTGCAACGGCTGACCGAGGCGGGCGTCCTGCAAGGCAGTCGCGCCGTCATTGACGCCGCCGCGCTGGGGCTGGGCCTGACGGTCTTTGTCATGATTCGAACCCGCCACCACGACGACGCTTGGGCCCGCCGTTTTCGCACCCGGATCGAGTCGCTGCCCCAGATTACCGAGTTCCACCGCATCGGCGGCGAATGGGACTATATGGCCAAGGCGGTGGTGTCCGGCATGGCCGGCTATGACGCGCTTTACAAGCATCTGATCACCGACATGGATCTGGAACGCGTTACCGGCGTTTTCTCGATGGAGACGATCTTCGAAGGCCGGCCCCTGTCGCCGGCTTGA
- a CDS encoding aminotransferase class V-fold PLP-dependent enzyme produces MPPFDSYLARLGDDPMQVIHDGVIGRDAVIQGPFGPRRMIYADYIASGRALRPIEEWIMENVLPWYANSHTEASHCGATMTRMRRAARKVVGSLTHADANHAVIFTGAGATQGINRLVHLLGAGPGTTVLLGPYEHHSNILPWRESGAKIVTLPEAATGGPDLAALRQALQDATGPVIGSFSAASNVTGTLTDVAGITRILKAAGAKVVWDYAGGAPYLPIDMRQGMDAVVVSPHKFIGGPGASGVTILRRDAVLANRPTLPGGGTVRFVSPEGHDYSLSLETREEGGTPNVVGDIRAALVFLTKAAVGQDRIDPRNAEWLALGMARLRGHPRIEFLGNPDAPRLPFFSFRIRDGRGGFVHQQLATRMLSDLYGVQARGGCACAGPYVHHLLGLGAQDSARLRTAILAGDEIEKPGFVRLNLCWAASRPEVDAILDAVCDLAERAPDHLAHYRCDRTTAIFTPVAAE; encoded by the coding sequence ATGCCGCCCTTTGACAGCTACCTTGCCCGGCTGGGCGACGACCCGATGCAGGTGATCCATGACGGCGTGATCGGCCGCGATGCGGTGATCCAGGGGCCCTTCGGTCCGCGCCGGATGATCTATGCCGATTACATCGCCTCGGGGCGGGCTCTCAGGCCCATCGAAGAATGGATAATGGAAAATGTCCTGCCCTGGTATGCCAACAGCCATACCGAGGCCAGCCATTGCGGCGCCACGATGACCCGGATGCGGCGCGCCGCGCGTAAGGTGGTCGGCTCGCTCACCCATGCCGACGCGAATCATGCGGTGATCTTTACCGGCGCAGGCGCCACGCAGGGGATCAACCGGCTGGTGCATCTGCTAGGCGCAGGCCCGGGCACCACCGTGCTGCTGGGACCATACGAGCATCACTCGAATATCCTGCCTTGGCGCGAAAGCGGGGCCAAGATCGTCACCCTGCCCGAGGCGGCGACGGGTGGCCCGGATCTGGCCGCGCTGCGTCAGGCGTTGCAGGACGCCACCGGGCCGGTGATCGGCAGTTTTTCGGCCGCCTCCAACGTCACCGGCACCTTGACGGACGTGGCGGGGATCACGCGCATCCTGAAGGCGGCGGGTGCGAAGGTGGTCTGGGACTATGCCGGAGGCGCGCCCTATCTGCCCATCGACATGCGGCAGGGCATGGATGCGGTGGTCGTCTCGCCGCACAAGTTCATCGGCGGGCCGGGGGCCTCTGGCGTGACGATCCTGCGCCGCGACGCGGTGCTGGCAAACCGCCCCACCCTGCCCGGCGGCGGCACGGTCCGCTTCGTCTCGCCCGAAGGGCACGACTATTCCCTGTCGCTTGAGACGCGGGAAGAGGGCGGGACACCGAATGTCGTCGGCGATATCCGCGCCGCGCTGGTGTTTCTGACCAAAGCCGCCGTGGGTCAGGATCGCATCGACCCAAGGAACGCCGAATGGCTGGCATTGGGGATGGCGCGGCTGCGCGGCCATCCGCGGATCGAATTTCTGGGCAATCCGGATGCGCCGCGGCTGCCGTTTTTCAGCTTCCGCATCCGTGACGGGCGTGGCGGCTTTGTGCATCAGCAACTGGCGACACGGATGCTGTCCGATCTTTACGGGGTGCAGGCGCGGGGCGGCTGCGCCTGCGCCGGACCCTATGTGCATCACCTGCTGGGGCTGGGCGCGCAGGACTCGGCCCGGCTACGCACCGCGATTCTGGCCGGGGACGAGATCGAAAAACCGGGCTTCGTGCGGCTGAACCTGTGCTGGGCGGCCTCTCGCCCCGAGGTCGATGCGATACTGGATGCCGTCTGCGATCTGGCGGAGCGCGCCCCGGATCATCTGGCGCATTACCGCTGCGACCGGACAACGGCAATCTTCACGCCGGTTGCGGCCGAATAG
- a CDS encoding helix-turn-helix transcriptional regulator encodes MSRTDRLMRLMDTMRRLPAPVTAGRLAEETGVSLRQLYRDIATLRAGGALIDGEAGLGYTLTEDPALPPQSFSRLEIEALLLAVSGLRTLGDAELTRAGEDALARIVATLPESQGRHAMHATMRLFRPTAQRPQPQVDMALLRTALWEERSLVIDYLDLRDTPSTREIWPLGLSYSDNHMMLLAHCRLRDDFRTFHVPRIQAMRPGGTSFRPRRVALVREYVSRPCAIRPQPA; translated from the coding sequence ATGTCCCGAACCGACCGGCTGATGCGCCTGATGGATACGATGCGCCGCCTGCCCGCGCCGGTGACGGCGGGGCGGCTGGCCGAGGAAACCGGTGTTTCGCTTCGCCAGCTTTACCGTGACATCGCCACGCTGCGGGCCGGGGGTGCGCTGATCGATGGAGAGGCGGGGCTTGGCTATACGCTGACCGAGGACCCGGCCCTGCCGCCGCAAAGCTTTTCGCGGCTGGAGATTGAGGCGCTGCTGCTTGCCGTCTCGGGCTTGCGCACGCTGGGCGATGCAGAACTGACCCGCGCCGGCGAGGATGCCTTGGCCCGCATCGTCGCCACCTTGCCCGAAAGCCAGGGCCGCCATGCCATGCATGCCACCATGCGGCTGTTTCGCCCGACAGCGCAGCGTCCGCAGCCGCAGGTGGACATGGCATTGCTGCGCACGGCCCTGTGGGAGGAACGCAGCCTTGTCATCGACTATCTGGACCTGCGCGACACGCCCAGCACACGCGAAATCTGGCCGCTGGGGCTAAGCTACAGCGACAATCACATGATGCTGCTGGCCCATTGCAGGCTGCGTGACGATTTCCGCACCTTTCACGTCCCGCGCATTCAGGCCATGCGTCCGGGCGGCACCAGTTTTCGGCCGCGCCGGGTGGCCTTGGTGCGGGAATATGTCTCGCGTCCCTGTGCTATTCGGCCGCAACCGGCGTGA
- a CDS encoding glutathione S-transferase family protein, which yields MLTLYHAPKSRSSSIVVLLDELGILDQIEIRAVTIPRQDGSGGLDPANPHPEGKVPYLANGDDHIRERGAIITYLTDMFPEAGLGPLPGDPKRGEYLGWLFWYQGVLEPVAVLNFLKISHPALEATFRDYDTAIQRLDEVLRDQPYLLGDGFSAADLLITSPFLFFGEGMPRTPAIDDWARRIQSRPSMARAAAIDG from the coding sequence ATGCTGACCCTATATCACGCCCCTAAAAGCCGCTCATCCAGTATCGTCGTCCTGCTGGACGAGTTGGGCATTCTTGATCAGATCGAAATCCGCGCCGTCACGATTCCGCGTCAGGACGGCAGTGGCGGGCTTGATCCCGCCAACCCGCACCCCGAGGGCAAGGTGCCTTACCTGGCGAACGGCGACGACCATATCCGCGAACGCGGCGCCATCATCACCTACCTGACCGACATGTTCCCCGAGGCCGGGCTTGGCCCCCTGCCGGGCGATCCGAAGCGCGGCGAATATCTGGGCTGGCTGTTCTGGTATCAGGGCGTGCTGGAACCGGTGGCGGTGCTGAATTTCCTGAAGATCAGCCACCCGGCGCTTGAGGCGACATTTCGCGATTACGACACCGCCATCCAGCGGCTGGACGAGGTATTGCGCGACCAGCCTTATCTGCTGGGCGACGGCTTTTCGGCCGCCGACCTGCTGATCACCAGCCCCTTCCTGTTCTTCGGTGAAGGAATGCCGCGCACACCCGCCATCGACGACTGGGCGCGGCGGATTCAGTCGCGCCCCTCGATGGCGCGCGCGGCAGCCATCGACGGTTGA
- a CDS encoding DMT family transporter, translating to MDFKAILMGFGFAVVWASAFTTTRIIVTDAPPLTALVIRFGLSAAVAIPLARAMGQNWHLTRSEWRTVILFGLCQNALYLGFSWVAMQYVEASVSSIIASMMPLVVAFLGWLLFAERLRPMAVAGLVAGVAGVALIMGVRLQHGLHVPGVILCLIGMVALTFATLAARGAGGSRNMMMIVGLQMAVGAVALVIPAVLMEWGRPVEWSAGLIWAFAYTVLAPGIGATWLWFRLVNRVGAVRAATFHFLSPIFGVAIAAAMLGERFGASDVIGALIVAAGILMVQLARIPTAATPQPSMAAARAIEGRD from the coding sequence ATGGATTTCAAGGCCATCTTGATGGGCTTCGGTTTTGCCGTGGTCTGGGCGTCGGCCTTTACCACGACGCGCATCATCGTCACCGACGCCCCGCCGCTGACCGCGCTGGTCATCCGTTTCGGACTGTCCGCCGCCGTGGCGATCCCGCTGGCCCGCGCCATGGGACAGAACTGGCATCTGACCCGGTCCGAGTGGCGCACGGTGATCCTGTTCGGCCTGTGCCAGAATGCGCTGTATCTGGGGTTCAGCTGGGTCGCCATGCAATATGTCGAGGCCTCGGTTTCGTCCATCATCGCCTCGATGATGCCGCTGGTCGTGGCCTTCCTGGGCTGGCTGCTATTCGCCGAGCGGTTGCGGCCGATGGCCGTCGCCGGGCTGGTCGCCGGGGTGGCCGGTGTCGCGCTGATCATGGGGGTGCGCCTGCAACACGGGCTGCATGTGCCGGGGGTGATCCTGTGCCTGATTGGCATGGTGGCGCTGACCTTTGCCACGCTGGCGGCGCGTGGGGCCGGAGGCAGCCGCAACATGATGATGATCGTCGGCCTGCAAATGGCGGTCGGGGCCGTCGCGCTGGTGATCCCGGCCGTGCTGATGGAATGGGGCCGGCCGGTGGAATGGAGCGCGGGCCTGATCTGGGCCTTTGCCTATACCGTGCTTGCCCCCGGCATAGGTGCGACATGGCTATGGTTCCGGTTGGTCAATCGCGTCGGTGCGGTGCGGGCTGCCACCTTTCACTTTCTGTCGCCGATCTTTGGCGTCGCCATCGCCGCCGCGATGCTGGGCGAGCGTTTCGGCGCATCCGATGTGATCGGCGCGCTGATCGTGGCGGCGGGCATCCTTATGGTGCAGCTTGCCCGGATTCCCACCGCCGCCACGCCTCAACCGTCGATGGCTGCCGCGCGCGCCATCGAGGGGCGCGACTGA
- a CDS encoding HU family DNA-binding protein, with amino-acid sequence MAQAASKPMTKTQLVATLADEMGSDKKTATAALDALSAVVSRTVAEGGALTLPGIGKVACRTRPERQVRNPQTQEMMTKPADKVVKVTIAKALKDSVNA; translated from the coding sequence ATGGCCCAGGCCGCTTCGAAACCGATGACCAAGACTCAGCTCGTCGCCACGCTGGCCGATGAAATGGGCAGCGACAAAAAGACCGCCACCGCGGCTCTGGACGCGCTTTCGGCTGTTGTGTCGCGTACGGTCGCCGAAGGTGGCGCCCTCACCCTGCCGGGGATCGGCAAAGTCGCCTGCCGCACCCGCCCCGAGCGTCAGGTTCGCAACCCCCAAACCCAGGAAATGATGACGAAGCCCGCCGACAAGGTGGTCAAGGTCACCATCGCCAAGGCGCTGAAGGACAGCGTTAACGCCTGA